A genome region from Camelina sativa cultivar DH55 chromosome 10, Cs, whole genome shotgun sequence includes the following:
- the LOC104718276 gene encoding protein TWIN SISTER of FT-like, which produces MSISRSDPLVVGRVVGDVLDPFTRLVSLRVTYGHREVTNGLDLRPSQVLNKPMVEVGGDDLRNFYTLVMVDPDVPSPSNLHLREYLHWLVTDIPATTGTAFGKFNNSLNSHRPSKKL; this is translated from the exons ATGTCTATAAGTCGTAGCGATCCTCTTGTGGTGGGAAGAGTTGTTGGAGATGTTCTTGATCCTTTCACCAGGTTGGTCTCTCTTAGGGTCACTTATGGCCATAGAGAGGTTACGAATGGCTTGGATCTAAGGCCTTCTCAAGTTCTCAACAAACCAATGGTGGAGGTTGGAGGAGATGACCTCAGAAATTTCTATACTttg GTTATGGTGGATCCAGATGTGCCGAGTCCAAGCAACCTACACCTCCGAGAATATCTGCATTG GTTGGTGACTGATATACCTGCCACAACTGGAACCGCCTTTGGTAAGTTTAATAATTCACTCAATAGTCATAGACCATCAAAAAAGCTTTAG
- the LOC104718277 gene encoding vacuolar protein sorting-associated protein 2 homolog 2-like, which translates to MNIFKKKTTPKDALRTSKKEMAVATRGIEREITSLQLEEKRLVAEIKKTAKTGNEAATKILARQLVRLRQQITNLQGSRAQIRGVTTHTQALYASTSISSGMKGATTAMVAMNKQMAPTKQAKVIKDFQKQSAQLDMTIEMMSEAIDETLDKDEAEEETEDLTNQVLDEIGVGVASQLSSAPKGRIATKTAAPAPTTTDNNNDSESTEMEELERRLASLRRI; encoded by the exons ATGAATATTTTCAAGAAGAAGACCACTCCCAAAG ATGCTCTCCGTACCAGCAAGAAAGAAATGGCTGTGGCTACACGAG GAATCGAACGCGAGATTACATCTCTTCAATTGGAG GAGAAGAGGCTTGTGgcagaaatcaagaaaacagcTAAAACTGGAAATGAG GCAGCCACCAAGATCTTAGCGAGACAGCTTGTTCGATTGAGGCAACAGATCACCAATTTGCAGGGAAGCCGTGCTCAAATCCGGGGTGTAACCACTCATACACAG gCTTTGTATGCAAGCACCTCTATTTCATCTGGAATGAAAGGTGCAACCACAGCTATGGTTGCAATGAACAAG CAAATGGCACCGACAAAACAAGCTAAAGTTATCAAGGACTTTCAGAAACAATCTGCACAATTGGACATGACG ATTGAGATGATGTCAGAGGCAATTGATGAAACTCTTGACAAAGATGAAGCTGAAGAGGAAACAGAAGATCTCACTAACCAG GTTCTTGATGAGATTGGTGTTGGTGTTGCATCTCAG TTATCTTCAGCTCCCAAGGGCAGGATTGCAACGAAAACTGCTGCTCCCGCTCCGACCACTACTGACAACAATAATGA TTCGGAGTCTACTGAAATGGAGGAACTAGAGAGAAGATTGGCTTCACTACGACGAATCTAA
- the LOC104718278 gene encoding elongation factor Tu, chloroplastic-like — MAISAPAACSSSSSRLLCSYSSPSPSLYPAPVSAISTSGKLKTLTLSSSFLPSYSLTTTTTPSPSQSTRRSFTVRAARGKFERKKPHVNIGTIGHVDHGKTTLTAALTMALASMGNSVAKKYDEIDAAPEERARGITINTATVEYETENRHYAHVDCPGHADYVKNMITGAAQMDGAILVVSGADGPMPQTKEHILLAKQVGVPDMVVFLNKEDQVDDAELLELVELEVRELLSSYEFNGDDIPIISGSALLAVETLTENPNVKRGDNKWVDKIYELMDSVDSYIPIPQRQTELPFLLAVEDVFSITGRGTVATGRVERGTVKVGETVDLVGLRETRNYTVTGVEMFQKILDEALAGDNVGLLLRGIQKADIQRGMVLAKPGSITPHTKFEAIVYVLKKEEGGRHSPFFAGYRPQFYMRTTDVTGKVTKIMNDKDEESKMVMPGDRVKIVVELIVPVACEQGMRFAIREGGKTVGAGVIQAIIE, encoded by the coding sequence ATGGCGATATCGGCTCCAGCcgcttgctcttcttcttcctctagacTCCTCTGTTCctactcttctccttctccttctctttacCCCGCACCTGTTTCCGCCATTTCCACCTCTGGTAAactcaaaaccctaaccctctcttcctctttcctcCCTTCTTACTCCTTGACCACTACTACTACTCCCTCCCCTTCTCAATCCACTCGTCGTTCCTTCACCGTCCGTGCTGCTCGTGGCAAGTTCGAGAGGAAGAAGCCTCATGTCAACATCGGTACCATTGGTCACGTTGACCATGGTAAGACTACTTTAACCGCAGCTCTCACCATGGCTCTCGCTTCCATGGGAAACAGCGTCGCGAAGAAGTACGACGAGATTGACGCCGCGCCGGAGGAGAGAGCTCGTGGTATCACAATCAACACCGCTACGGTGGAGTACGAGACTGAGAACCGTCACTACGCTCACGTTGATTGTCCTGGTCACGCTGATTACGTCAAGAATATGATTACCGGAGCTGCTCAGATGGACGGAGCTATCCTCGTTGTCTCCGGCGCTGATGGTCCTATGCCTCAGACTAAAGAGCATATCCTTTTGGCTAAGCAGGTTGGTGTTCCTGATATGGTTGTGTTCCTTAACAAAGAGGATCAAGTAGATGATGCAGAGTTGCTAGAGCTCGTTGAGCTTGAGGTTCGTGAGCTTCTCTCGTCTTATGAGTTTAACGGTGATGATATTCCGATTATATCTGGTTCTGCTCTTTTAGCTGTAGAGACACTCACTGAGAATCCTAATGTGAAGAGAGGTGATAACAAATGGGTTGATAAGATTTACGAACTTATGGATTCTGTTGATAGTTACATCCCAATCCCTCAGAGACAAACTGAGTTGCCTTTCTTGTTAGCTGTTGAAGATGTGTTCTCTATCACCGGACGTGGTACTGTAGCTACAGGGCGTGTTGAGAGAGGTACGGTTAAGGTAGGAGAGACTGTAGATTTAGTGGGTTTGAGGGAAACTAGGAACTACACTGTCACTGGGGTTGAGATGTTTCAGAAGATTCTTGATGAGGCTTTAGCTGGTGACAATGTAGGGTTGTTGCTTAGGGGTATTCAAAAGGCTGATATTCAGAGAGGTATGGTTTTAGCTAAGCCTGGATCCATTACTCCACATACCAAGTTTGAAGCTATTGTGTATgtgttgaagaaagaagaaggtggaagGCATTCTCCATTCTTTGCAGGTTACAGGCCTCAGTTCTACATGAGGACGACTGATGTTACGGGTAAAGTGACAAAGATTATGAACGACAAAGACGAGGAGTCGAAGATGGTTATGCCCGGTGATCGAGTCAAGATTGTTGTTGAGCTTATTGTGCCGGTTGCTTGTGAACAAGGTATGAGGTTTGCTATCAGAGAAGGAGGTAAGACTGTTGGTGCGGGAGTTATTCAGGCTATCATCGAATGA
- the LOC104718279 gene encoding uncharacterized protein LOC104718279, with amino-acid sequence MELDNFRVGLTPTVFCIPGFITDEQQTQLLNHIYGASGSKWKTLKNRRLQNWGGMVHEKGLVPQEYFLHGISDSPTHCYNQVVNEAEALAYSNSRKDADKILHRDQTRVSLTCRLVPKVHKNLFRL; translated from the exons ATGGAGTTAGATAACTTCAGGGTAGGTCTTACTCCTACAGTATTCTGCATTCCCGGTTTCATAACTGACGAACAGCAAACTCAGCTCCTAAATCAT ATATATGGAGCATCTGGTTCCAAGTGGAAGACATTAAAGAACAGAAGATTACAGAATTGGG GTGGTATGGTTCATGAAAAGGGTCTTGTTCCACAAGAAT ATTTCCTCCACGGCATCAGTGATAGTCCAACACACTGCTACAACCAG GTCGTTAATGAAGCTGAAGCTTTGGCTTACTCTAATTCAAGAAAAGATGCTGACAAGATTCTTCACAGAGACCAAACTCGAGTTTCACTTACTTGCCGTTTAGTCcccaaagtccataaaaatctctTCAGGCTTTAG
- the LOC104718280 gene encoding general transcription factor IIE subunit 1-like, whose product MDKSVTVVHKTVVLEPFMRLVRIAARVFYLDNPTETDNNNQQKSAKDGSRCTATMMLDVLTRRQWVREEDLAKELKQNAKKLRKLIRFFEEQKFLVRYHRKETAKRAKMYSFAVAATTDGRAEDNVKFHTHSYCCLDYAQIYDTVRYKLHRMKKQFKDELEDKNTVQEYCCPNCKRKYNALDALRLISMEDDSFHCENCNGELVMECNKLSSEEVVDGGDNARRRRREKIKVWIQNMEVEMKPLMDQINIVKDLPFPGFEPFPAWEARAAKAARENGVLDPNDPSRSQGGYGSTPMPFLGETKVEVNLGEEKEDVKSKGGDSSLKVLPPWMIKQGMKLTEEQRGETRQGAEVDGEAAKLSDDKKTVLGNGDGDKDVKDEYVKAYYAALLKQQEELAENLNQQESAGESNTDIQLATTSPDRQVGMKSKREEEEEEDVEWEEEAPVAANGNDKVDLNVEAEDEEEEDDIDWEEG is encoded by the exons ATGGATAAGTCAGTCACTGTGGTGCATAAGACCGTTGTGCTCGAGCCATTTATGAG GCTGGTGAGGATTGCAGCAAGGGTTTTCTATTTAGATAATCCGACGGAGACAGATAATAATAATCAGCAGAAATCTGCTAAAGATGGCAGTAGATGCACTGCCACTATGATGCTGGACGTGCTTACGAG GCGACAATGGGTAAGAGAAGAAGACTTGGCAAAAGAGTTGAAGCAGAATGCCAAGAAACTTcgaaaattaattagattttttgaagaacaaaaatttCTCGTTCGTTACCACAGGAAAGAG ACTGCAAAGCGTGCAAAGATGTATAGTTTCGCAGTGGCTGCTACAACTGATGGCCGAGCAGAGGACAACGTTAAGTTCCATACACACTCATATTGCTGTCTTGATTATGCACAG ATATATGATACTGTTCGTTATAAACTGCACCGGATGAAGAAACAGTTCAAAGATGAACTAGAAGATAAGAATACTGTTCAGGAGTATTGCTGTCCTAACTGCAAAAGGAA ATATAATGCACTGGATGCCCTGAGATTAATTTCTATGGAAGACGATTCTTTTCATTGTGAAAATTGCAATGGTGAACTTGTTATGGAATGTAACAAGCTATCTTCCGAAGAAGTAGTAGATGGAGGTGACAATGCAAGGAGACGGcggcgggaaaaaataaaagtttggatTCAGAATATGGAG GTTGAAATGAAACCTCTGATGGATcaaataaatatagtaaaagaCCTACCGTTTCCTGGCTTTGAACCTTTTCCGGCATGGGAGGCTCGTGCAGCCAAGGCTGCTCGTGAAAATGGTGTTCTTGATCCTAATGATCCTTCGAGGTCACAGGGTGGGTATGGTTCAACACCAATGCCATTTCTCGGAGAGACGAAG GTTGAGGTTAACcttggtgaagaaaaagaagatgtcaaATCTAAAGGTGGAGATTCTAGTCTGAAAGTCTTACCTCCATGGATGATCAAGCAAGGCATGAAGCTGACCGAGGAACAAAGAGGAGAGACGAGACAGGGAGCAGAGGTTGATGGAGAAGCAGCAAAGCTTTCAGATGACAAGAAAACAGTCTTGGGAAATGGCGATGGTGATAAGGATGTGAAG GATGAGTATGTGAAAGCTTACTACGCCGCTTTACTGAAGCAGCAAGAAGAGCTTGCTGAAAACCTGAATCAGCAAGAATCCGCAGGTGAATCAAACACTGACATCCAATTGGCTACTACGTCTCCAGATCGTCAGGTTGGTATGAAATCCAAAcgtgaagaggaggaagaagaagatgttgagtgggaagaagaagctcctGTTGCAG CCAATGGAAACGACAAGGTGGATTTGAATGTGGaagcagaagatgaagaagaagaagacgatatTGATTGGGAAGAAGGCTGA